ttttttcttcttctttttttaatagggCTGGCTGGCTCATGTTTGGCTCGTTTCAGCACTATGCCATTCCTCTACTGTAACCCTGGGGATATTTGTTATTACGCAAGTCGAAATGATAAATCTTACTGGCTCTCAACTACAGCGCCTCTTCCAATGATGCCTGTGGCAGAAGAAGACATTAAGCCTTATATCAGTCGCTGCTCGGTTTGTGAGGCCCCAGCTGTGGCAATTGCTGTCCACAGCCAAGAAGCTTCTATTCCTCACTGCCCTGAAGGCTGGCGCAGTTTGTGGATCGGATATTCCTTCCTTATGGTATTTGTTCTCCAGTGTCACATTCTGTGCAGCACCAGGTTCTCAGTTTGAGTCTTAGATGCTAGGGAGGCTGCTCTGTTTTAGAGCCAGTAAATACCAAAACCATGCATCGTACTGGGGAGTCAGAACTATAAAACTAGTTTCTAGGAAGTAGAAGAGGAGAAACACAATTTCTGTGAATTGCAGGGAAAATTGCCTCTTGTCAGAACAGCAGCTGGAGCCCTTACTTTATGTACAAAGTAGTGCTTTGGAGCAGAACACAGGGACAGCTGTGGGTTAACAAACAAGAATTGCACTGAGGTGCAACAGTAGCCTACAAAAGCATTTTCACAGCTAAAGATTGGGAGTTACTTGTGTCAGAAGAAGCTGaacttaaagaaaaagcaacccAACCAGAaaacttttctccttcttttggAAACTTAAAATCATTGATGTTTGGTTGAAGAGTTAGAAGCCAATTTCTTTCTTCTAGTCTGGAAAGACAGCCTCctgtggctttttaaaattaaacctCAGTGTTGTATCAGAGTTGAGCTGCATATCCCATGGCTTATAGGGGCTCTTGGATCTCTCAGATCTTGCAGTCTTGTAATTAGGTGTGCAATGGAAGCTTCTCTTGCTAGACTCTACAGATCACGTAAGCACTGGAGGGCTTCCCATGGCAAAGAGCAGATGATCTGAAAGACACTCATTTTTCTGACTTGCTTGATTTACACAGTTGTCCAAAGCTGCAACAGTCTGCCTGTGTTAGCTTGGTAAAGACAGGACTGAATGTAAACAAGGTTTGGGAAAACAGTGAAATTTCTCTAACAGAAAAGGTCATGGAAGAACAATAGGCAGTCCTTACCTGCAAACCATTTGtttataaaaagcagaaaaatattaacttctccagaaaataaagggaaagTTGGTATTTTTCACCTagtgacagaaacaaaaaaatcaaaaaagctTTGAGAGGGCAGGTCAGATTTCTGGCCCACCCTATGTTTGACCTTTCTATAAAAAGCCCTGATACTAATCTCATAGTTACTTCACAAGAATTCCAAGGATTAAATAAATGTTTGCAAAGCCTTGTGTAAACACTGAGCATTGTTAAGAGCAATGTTGTCACCTTAGCAAGAACCTTTTGCCAGGATCAAGTCTGCCAGCACCAGGGAACACACAGTGAGAAGTGTTCACATTTTCCCAGCTAGCATTGAGAGCAAATGAAGTGTTTGGTatacacatttttgtttctcaggCAGATGGAAGTAGTACAGCACACTTGTGGTTATCCCAGAGTACATATTGGGGTTTTGTCACCTCCTTCCCCTGAGTAGGGTACAATCATGAAGGGAATCATCATGGATTCCAGCCCAGACATTTCATAGAGCAAGCACACTCCATTATCATGCATCCTGTAAAGGCAGAATGGCATAGCTGTTGACAAAGGATGAAGGGCCATGGCCAGCACAAGGAGACATAGACATAGAGTTGGAGCTTGTACACTGAGCATAGGAATATCAGAGGCTgtcaggatgatctgctcctAAGCCATGTACAGTTTTTACTCATTGCTTTCCAGCCttaaagctgtaaaaaaaaaacctgcttcttACCAACTTTGTTGTTGCAGAGAGGATGCTAGAAGGGTTTTGCTCCTGACCCTCAGAGCTTGGCAAATCTGTAAGACAGCTGGTAGGCTGCAGCTTTGGGGTTTGTGGGGAGGGAGGTGGTGGTTTGATGGGGTTATTTTAAACTCTCTGAACCTCATCAACATGTAACACCAGGCAGAGGTCAGAGTCCTTTACTCTGGTAAAAGGTGGCCACTTCTGTTACTCATTTCTATGAACGCAGCTGGCCCCTCACAGCATAAACCAAGACAGTTACAGCTTGCACTTTGCTAGATTGGTGTTTACTGAGATATGGGCAGGCAATAATGTGCCCAGATTTCTCCCTACATTTACAAAACTGTTTGGCAACTTTATTTTCCACCTGCTTGCTTTTATATTGCAAATTCCTTCagtttttaacagaaatttaaaCAGCTTCACTTAAAAATGCAGATGCACAGCTCTTAAAAGGACAGAGGAATTGCCTGTTTAGTTAGCAATCcttctgagagaggaaaagtaACATTCAGTTCATCACCACAGTATGTGTCAAAGGTAACAGGTGAGTGGTGTAAAGATGCATGATTTTGGGGTAATTTGTTGTCAAAGAATAGGCCCTAGAGGGAACTAGTCATTTGTATAGAAGCTAATTTTGTTTCCACAGTGCTCCTCATGTTCAATGCAGAGTAAGACAGACTTTATCATTAGGGAAATTCAAGTTAAGAGATACGATGGAAAGTCTTTCTCAGTGAGGGTAATCAAACAGAGcaacaagttgcccagagaggttgtggagactccatccttggaggtattAAGAACTTGACCAAGGACTGTTTGAAGTGAACTCTAGTAGGCCCTTCCTACCTGAATGATTCTCCAATTCTTAGATTCCTGAGAGTGAACAAATCTTaaatatagggaaaaaaaatgtttgtttagaAGATTTTAAAGTGGCATCAACATATGAACTAGCTCCTTTGTGTAGCTAAAGCACAGCCAAACCCTTAAGACTTACATAGTTGCAGGATTAGCCGCCTTTGCTCTGGAAGTAAGAACGAGGAGCAGTTCTAGggggtttttcctcttttcccaagtTGTAAGTTTTTGACAGTGCTGCCGAGGTTGTACCCTGACGTCTGCCCTCCTTGTCTCCTTTAGCACACTGCTGCTGGTGATGAAGGTGGAGGACAGTCGCTGGTTTCTCCTGGGAGCTGCCTGGAAGATTTCAGAGCGACTCCCTTCATCGAATGCAACGGCGCGCGCGGAACCTGTCATTACTTTGCAAATAAATACAGCTTCTGGCTGACTACAGTTGACCAGCCCTTCCAGAGCAAGCCCTCAGCAGATACACTCAAGGCAGGACTCATCCGAAGCCATATCAGCAGATGTCAAGTCTGTATGAAAAATTTATAGAAGGCTTTCACAGTATAAGGAACCTGCTTCTCACGTAGTGCTTATACAGTGAAACCTTCCATGATGGTTAGACATTTGAACAAATCGTGTTGGTGCTTTTTTAACTTATTACCTCAAAAGCTGAATGggaaattaattctttttcaaGTGTGCAAAAGCAAATTGAGTGTAACACACAGTAAGTCTAACACACAAATCTAGTGCAGCCTTCTACTATACAGTatataggctttttttttttgctactctTTAACGATATTATGTCATTTGCCAAAGGATACAAATATTGCCGGCtttgaaacaccaaaaaaaagctTCTATAACAAATAAATGGTTACCTTGGTCAGATACCACTACATTTACTTTAAGAGAATCTACGTATCTTTTCTATGTACTGTATTTGTCACAACAGTAAACACTAACAGTTGCAGTTCTGTAAGTTAACACAGGGTGATCAAAGTGCTAATCCCttgcaaaacactgaaaatagaCTCTGGAAAGTGCTTACATCCAGCATCGAAATCTAACTTTGATATTTTATGCTTAGGCTTTTCAAACACACCCAAAGCAGTCATCTTTTTGTTGTACTTGAGGGCTTTTTTAAGTCTCATCATGCTTTAGCACTTAACCACTGGCAATTAGCAGAGAAGCCCAAAAATATTGGCCAAAAAatgcagctcctcctgttttGACTAGACTGTATGATGAAGATCAGCATATTAGTTTATGAgcttgatggggtttttttctagacaTACCCCAGGCCAGGGAATCACGACAAAGGTCTCTTGCTCCACTGTGGTGTGGACACTCCTCTGCGTCACACTGcccgggcagcagcagcaccaagtGACTGTTTGCTCTGCAGCTTTTCCCCTCTGAAATGAGGCTACTCATCACCACCACACTTCAGACACATCCTGTTGGAGCAGCCATCGCACAGAGGGTAGGGTTTTGCAGCAAAGCATGTTGCTCAATGTCACACGACCTTCAAAGGCAGAACTTCCAAACCTGCCAGTTGTCTGTCTGAAAGGCATGCTGTCCTGGCAGCTGGGGACACATGGCAATGGGATGACCATCATCCCAACTTGCACACAGGCATCCTTGGAAAAGCAAAGGGGAAGGAAGCAAGGCCTTTACTTGGTATCATCTTTTCCCATAGAGAACCAGGTTATTGCATGCCAGGCTAGCTAAAGGGCCAGAATGGGTAGCTTTTTCCTGCTGTGGAAAGAAGCAACTTAGCCCAAAGCTGTCTGACAACACTACAAGACAGGGCAAAAAACAGGATCATCTGCAAGTTTCTATTCACATAGTCTGATTATATACCTGAATGCTTAATACTGAAATCCAAGAGGCTTCAACAGTTCACCTCACTCCTGCTTCAGGTGCTTCTTGGCTTTTGTAATTACATTCCATTCTCACTGTATCATAAATAAAACCTGGTTTTTCTACACCTCTATTTGTGGATTTCCATTTTGTAAATGGCGTTTTTTCTACAGAATGCATATGGAGTGCTCTGTTGAATTACTTTGCTTGCACCTAAGGAATTAGAAGAGCACTCCCAGAACAGCTCCTTCTACTGAAATTCAGACTCTTCACCCAGGTGTACACTTGTTTATTTCAGGGCATTTAAAAAGATCCAAGAGGGAAGCTGTGTTTCTAAAATTGCTTCTTTTAAGCTGAACTACTGAAACAGTATTTCTTGTGTTGTTAGGAAGAGCAAGTTAAGCCAATAAATCCTGACATTGCTGATTAAAGCAACGCCATCATTCATGCTCTGTAACATTCAGGAAACCAGCATTAACCAAACTTGACAGGTATTCCCTCTGCAAAACATATAAAGTATAAATTAAGTGAAAGTTCTTTGCTAGGATGCTGTCTAACCTAGATTAGCTTTACATATAATTCAATGTATCCATAAACAGAGAAATTACCTGAGCTTGAAATGAGCTctctggctgtgctggagctctgAAGGCAGCCCCTAAACCAACTAATCACACTAGTATTTGTTTCAGctaaataaaatacttaaaattgaAAACACTGGAGTTCAACCTGAaccaaatttatttttttttatttgtcagtTCTTTTCAATTACACATAGCAGTAACAAACACCCAAGAATCAGCAACTTACCTCTGCCAGGTATTGCTAGACATCAGTGGTCATGGGATGATCACACAGCTACTACTTGTGATTTTTACAGCATGCAGCTCTGGTAATGCAGCACATTGTGTTTTAAGAGAAATCAAGTGCAGGTTATACAAATCTATAAAAAGCCAATTATGTTAACAGTAACAGCAGCAAACTACTTGAGTTTCCATGGCTAATACTTTGCTTCATCTTTCTATGCAGCTATTATTTTGCATGTAAAGCTTCGGCAGATAGGTGTTCCTCCAATACTTTGCCTCTTCATTTTCCTCTGACTCACATAAACTCTACAAGTTTATTCAGGGTGGTAGGTATCAGCACAGCCTTCAATTGAATGCCCAGGCACAgtcaaacaaaccccaaaaccctaGAAAGGTGCCAAGCAGACCCATGTTTCTCTAAAGCCTGCATCGTTGCTGTTTGAGAAGGAGAGGGAGCTCGTGCACACAAACATGTGGAATACTGCAACAGCCAGAGGATTTCATCTGGTGAACTAAGCCAGAGCACAGCCTGAAGGGGAACTGACTTATTCAAACTGCCTCTTAGTTGCCCGTTTACATCCTCTTCTACGAGGACAAGCTgacagatttggggtttttcagcctggagaaggggcaGCTCTGTGGAGCTTATATTGTGCCCTTTCAGTATATAAAGAGGGCTTATAAGCAAGATGGAGAGACATCTTTTACTAAGGCCTGTAGTAACAAGACAAGAGGCAGTGGTTTTAACTGACAGAAGGTAAATTTAGGTTGCATAGAAGGAGGATGTTTGTtacaatgagggtggtgaggcactggaacagctcTGAGAAGCCTGGGATGCTCCAGCCTTGGAAAAGTTCAAGGTCTGGCAGCCTGACCTAGTGAAGAACGTCCTTGCCCATGACAGGAGGGTTACTCTAGAGGATCattaaagatcctttccaacctaagCCATTCCACAATTCCATGATCCTAGAAGCCACATCCAAAAAGttaaacctttatttttttctcctatgtAGTGAGCTACAGCCAACCAAAAGAGTCTTTTTACTGAACTACAGTGTTCCAGCCTAGGATGTGAAAATCACAACCATTTTGCCCAGGTTTGACCACGTAAAATCTTTTGCCTCCGAGCATGCTGTTTGCTTCCTAGACTTTTCCTGTTTGAAAATAAGTCACACTGCTGAGTCCAGAGAAGGTAAACAAGACTATATTCCCCTTCTGTAGGTAACAGTATGTCAGCGTATCAGCACACATAGAGCAAAGTCAACAAAACGACATAATTTGACATCCATTATTTACTCAGAGTGTATTGACCTGATCAGCCTTGTTCACTCACACCTTACTTTATGGGGCTTGTCTACAGCTGCTGGAAATAGAACATTAGCCAACAGCAAGCAGTAAACATGACCCAGCAACAGAAGATATCAGATTGCTGCCAGAAGAGAAGCTGGGAGGTCACTGCTCACATGCTGATGGCCCTCCAGTGCAGTCAGCGGCAGGCCCTGTCACTGCATGGAAACCAGCACCATCCCCAGGGATGGCAACCCTTAGTAGGGCCTGGAGCAATAGGACAGgggggtaatggttttaaactaaaggGAGTGGATGCAGActaaacagaaggaagaaatcttttacagtgagggtggtgaaacactggaacaggttacccagagaCATAGTAGATGctcctggaaacattcaaagtcAGAGTGGAGAGGGCAGCTCTGAGCGACCTGAGCTAGTTGAAAACATACCTGCTCATTGCATGGGAAGTTGAAATAAATGACCTTtaaaaggtctcttccaatctaaaccattctatgactaaATGTACAGAGATTTCACTCTCAAGCCATTCTTCCCCTACTACAAGTATCCTGTGCATAAGCtttaaagtagaaaataaagctattactctgcagcagaaaaaaaaaaatcccacctgtTTTAAATATACTTACTAATAATCTAAATCATTATTCAATTAGGAATTGTTTCACTCTGTACTAAACCACTCTGATTTAGGAGGGATAAAGACAACAACAAAGCCTAAGAACAACCAACCCTTTAAATTTAGAGAATTATCCATAGGAAGGTGTGAGTCCTCTCAAAACAACTTGCAGGACTGGGAACACATGAACTGCATCTTTGGGTTGAGATTTTTTGATTGGTTTTGGGAAGGGTTTGGGAGCTGGTGGTGTTTTCTTGTGGGGGTTTTTGATCTAATTGTTTTTTATTAGAAGTTCTCCCCTCTGGTTACAGTGTCTCAGTGCAAGCTCCTGGATCCCTGCATGCATTAATTGTAGCTGAGAGGGCTTGAAAACTACAGAAGCTGTATTGAGTATTGGCCCCTCCTTTTTACTGCAGTCAGGAGGGAAACCCCATACCTCATTAGTGCTCCTTTGTGTACCCTTCTACTCCACAAAAGGcactttctcttcccttcctcctgcatTAACCAGTTTCACATCAGAAAATGCCAGTACTTACTTCCCTCCAGGCAGATGACAGTGTCATGCGTAGCTGCTAAAAATCAAAGATGCAACTTTGCCTGGGTGCCACTAAGGAGGAGTTTGAAGGGAGATAGAATACAGGTATTCAACTCTGTGGTATCCTATAGGGACTATAAAGAGGTCTCTAGAAAACgcagataaaacagaaaactgcTTCCTTCCACCCAAAGAACTCTGTTATCCATGTTAAAAAGaactacaatagaaaaatgACAGAATGAAAACCTCTTCCTCCTGCAACTTGCAATTAGAGAAGCAAGAGCAGTGATGCTGCCTGTTAATACACGAAAGCCTACTACGGAAAGAAAATTCACATTAATAAAGCCTCCAAATGAACAGTCTGTATCCACAGTGATTTTTAATCATTCAGCGTCTGAATCTTAGTGTCACATCTGGACATAAAAAGATTGATTTATTAGCTACAAATATAAATTATACctggattttgggttttttttttcctttagaataaaaaaaagaaaggaagaatcgTATGTTCAATCTTCCAAAGTCAGAATCGCAGGGGTAGAGATGATAATCATGTCAAAGCTGTTGTGAGTACACAAACAGATCATTTACATGCAACATGAAATGGCAAGTCGTTAAAAATCAGACTCATCCAAAACCATTCCAAATGATTGTTGCTACCGATTGTACCGACACACCATTTGTCTTTGGAGCCCAAGGAAACTGGCAAGTCTTCCTCTGTAACTTCACACACGTTCCTGTTTTCCTATGCAGATCTCTCAGAAACCTTTAACGGTCTGAAGATTTGGGTCGCTTTTTTCACATTCACTATTTTAAGTCTGTTGACTTCTTTCCTGGTGAACTGCAAAGCACTTGTTACTCCTCAGTTTGCTGGAGCGAACAATCCTTCCCCTTTTCTTATGTCAAGGTAAACAGTTCATTCAGGCACAGCAACCAGACTTTGTCCTTTTTGCCGGCTTGTAGTCCATAATGTCCACAGTTTGCGGAGGCCCCTCCGCTTTCTGCCGCACAATTATCGGGACTACCatctcaaacacagtttcaaaGAGGTAGTCCACCTTGTACCCTGTTTTTGCACTGGTCTCGAAGCACATTTTCTCAGCTGCTGGCACATCCTTCTCATCTAGCATTTTGTATTTCAGGATCTTTTTATAGAGTGCAATTGCGTCCTCCACACGGACTTGTTTTCGCGCCTTAGAGCCGCAGCTGGCAACCGGCTTCTCGGGTCCGTTTTCATCCGGTGGCAAAGCGCAGTCATCGGTGAGGTCCACTTTGTTGCCAACAATAGCAAAAATGCAGTCGGCGCTTGCACTGTCCGTCAGAGCCAAGAATCTTTCCTCCAGCTCTGTCAGGCTCTGGAGACTGTTCACATCGTACGTGAGGATCAcagcagctgctcctctgcAATACATAGACCCCAGGCCATGAAACTGTTCCCGTCCTGGCAaaagtttaaacaaaaagagaaagttaGCATGCTGGAAGCTACATTATTAACCCAGGAAGAGTTTAGGGAATGTCAAGGCAGTTTCACAAGTTTGGATGGAGTAGTGAAAACATGTCACttggtt
Above is a window of Colius striatus isolate bColStr4 chromosome 1, bColStr4.1.hap1, whole genome shotgun sequence DNA encoding:
- the RAB20 gene encoding ras-related protein Rab-20; translated protein: MKKPDGKVVLLGDMNVGKTSLLHRYMERRFQETVSTVGGAFYLKQWGPYNISIWDTAGREQFHGLGSMYCRGAAAVILTYDVNSLQSLTELEERFLALTDSASADCIFAIVGNKVDLTDDCALPPDENGPEKPVASCGSKARKQVRVEDAIALYKKILKYKMLDEKDVPAAEKMCFETSAKTGYKVDYLFETVFEMVVPIIVRQKAEGPPQTVDIMDYKPAKRTKSGCCA